Below is a genomic region from Neurospora crassa OR74A linkage group VII, whole genome shotgun sequence.
CATCTGCTGGGAGCATTCATCTCATTGTTTCTTGTTGTGCCTATACCGATAAAGGGGTACCATAGTCAAGTCTACCAGCTTCCAACAACCATGAAAATCACCGCCTCTCTTTTGCCAGCCTTCCTCGGAAGTGCGATGGCAGCCTCGATCCCATCAACATCTGGTAACCACATTAAAGCGTCGTCCTCCTGCACCTTCAGCGGCTCAACTGGCTTCGACCTCCTCAACAAAGGACACAGCTCCTGCCAAGAGATCGTCATCTCCGACCTCCAAGTACCCGCGGGCAAGACTCTCAGCCTGGACAAGCTCAATCCAGGAACGACAGTTACCTTTTCCGGCAAAACCACGTTCCCCTACACTTCCTCCGGCTTCGCGGgccccctcctctccatctcctcctcctccaagctGACCATCCGCGgcctctcttcctctgtGTTGTACGGCAGCGGCGAAAAGTACTGGGACGGTTTGGGACAAAAGGGACCCATCAAGAAACCCAAGTTCTTCCAGGTGCACAATCTTGAGGATTCCGTGATCGAGGGTGTCACGATCCTCAATGCACCAGTGCAGGTGATGAGTATCAACGGATGCAAGAACTTGACGGTGACAAGCTTCACACTTGACAACAAGGCGGGTGATGGAGACTGGAAGGCTGgcaaaggaggaagaaacaCGGATGCGTTTGATATTGGGTCATCCAGTAACATAGTGATTGACGGCGCGAAGGTGTACAACCAGGATGATTGTGTGGCTATTAATTCGGGCACGGTAAGCTTTTTccctcccctctctccttttctttctgggGTACCTTCGGCTAACCAAGGTTTTTGCTTCAACCAGGATATTACTTTCCGCAATGGTCTTTGCTCGGGGGGCCATGGTCTGTCCATTGGTTCCGTGGGCGGTAGAAGCGACAACACCGTCAAGAATGTCCTGTTTGAGAACTCAGTGATTGCGAACTCAGAGAACGGTAAGCACCCTTTTTCTCCTTGGCTTCACCGTCACTTGGCAACAGGAGGCATGGATTCTAACGCTCCGACTTGCGATACCTCAGGCGCCCGTATCAAGACCAATTACGGAACCACGGGTCTCGTCTCCAACATTACTTACCGCAATGTCAAGCTCCAAAACATCACCAAATACGGCATCATGGTTGACCAGTCCTACGGTTCTTCCTCTAAGAACGCGTCGCCGACTAATGGTGTGCCTATCACCGGGTTTACACTTTCCAACGTGACGGGAAATGTTCTGTCCTCTGGCACTAACATCTTCATCAACTGCGGCGATGGATCTTGTAAGCAATTTGAATGGAATCAAGTTGATGTCAAGGGTGGTAAGAAGAGCTCCAAGTGCTTGAGAGTTCCGTCGGGCGCGTGGTGTTAGATAGATAGATGTATGGGTCATGGATATGTCCCGAGACTTTGAGCAATCATATTTAGTTTCTTGTCCCAAAAGCCATGAAAAAGACCAAAACTTGGACTGAATGTGTACCAAGCGATGCCGTCTAAAAGAGACTCCTACAGGAACCCCGCATATGACATTGAAAACATACCTCTCAagccttcttcacctttttATCACCAGCACCAGGTCGTCCCAAGACAGATACGACTCCAACAATCCAAGCAGGCCACCACACACACCATACCACAACAGGCGTATATGTCCCCGTGACATCCCAAGCAAACGCCGCTTGCCTCAGCACCTCTCCCAACCCACATCCCACCTTTTCGTCTAAACCCGGAAGCATGCTGGCGACCAACACCACCGTAGTCGGAGACAAGACATACAAAACGACCATAGACAGCCATTTGAGGGTGGAAGAGTTGGGGCAAGGGCGGACAAAGGTCAGCGGAGCGCTGAAGACGCCTACGAAAAAGGCGAGAGAAAAGTTGAGGGTTGCAAGTGAGGAAAGAAAcatgccgaggaggaggagagaaaaggagCGGATGAGGTGATATTGTTGGGTTGtggttgaggttgtcgaGGTATGTAGAAggttggagaggaggaatggGAGGATCGAGGAAAGGACGCTGAAGAGGACGAAGGCTGGAATCAAGGCCTGCGTTTTTGGTTAGCACGCAATCAATGAGCAAGGAATTGTGGAAAGGGGGTAAAACACTTACACTCTCTGAGAGGTGGTTGAACAGATAGAGAGGCACCACGCCCAAAAACTGGCAAACGGCCACGAGAAccagaggaagaaaaagatccCTCTCCGATGCGACGTGTGGGTTAGGCGAAACGATTCTCTCAGCTTCCTCAGCCGTCTTGGTCTTCTCCGTAATGATTTCTTGCACATCGGGCTGTCCGCTCTTCACCCAAAGAGCAATCGCCATAATTGTAAAGTTGGCTGCCACCAACATGGCGCTGGGCAAGTACGTGCCGATACTCACGAACCGCTCTCTTTGCATGAGCAAGTAGAAGAAAAAGCTCTGGTGCAGGTGTTCCAGCAGGTTATTCAGACTCCTAAAAGTGCCCTCAATGACCCTTCCGATGGCCATCTCATCCTGCCAACCCTCACCAAATGGTTGCAATGTCACCGCGTCCACATGGTACGGGATAAAACTGCTGTGCGGGCCGCTCGCCAGCCCCAGACCCTGCTTGAGCATACCACGCAGCATGGTCTGTAGCCGGTCATGGTAGCTATTGCTGTGCTTCCACATTTCCTGGATCGCAACGCCCATGCCCATCTGGCCGCCAGCAACATGGTTAACCGAGTTGATCAGGTCCAGGTTGGGAAGCTGGCCGTTGACCCCATCGTACACGATATGCACGCTCTGGAAGCGGGTCTCGCGGGTGTAGTCTAGGGCAATGGCGCCCTGCAACGCACCACTCTTGAGAGGTAGACTGGCGACGCGCGACGAGTCGTGGGCGTCATGGTATGCATCGACCCAAGCCTGGGGACCCGCGATACTGTCGGgagtgaagaggaagatgatgtccTTGGACCAGAGCGACCAGCGCTTGAAGTAGCGGGCGAGGGTGAGGACGAGGGGCACGCCGCTGCGGTTTAACTCCCCCTTGACGTTTTTCCAGGCAGCGACGAGGACAATGGCTTCGGTGGCGTCGCCGCGTGGGGCTTGGAGGATGGCGTAGATGTTCTGGCCGGAATGTGTGTTGCCGGCGGAACTGTAAGTAAAGTTTTGGCGGCCAACTTTCAGACCGAGACCTTTCGCAATGGATTCGAGTTTGTCGTTGACCCTGAATGCAGTAGATCTGGGTCAGCATGTTTCACAAAGTCCCCattccctccttctcctcctccaaaggaagacgaagaaaaaTCGGGGGGAAACAAatacaacaccaaccaattGAGGGTGGATGAGGGACGTACTCGATGTTTCCCTTGCCAGCCAGCTCGTCAGTCTCGTGCTTGTACGCGCGGAAGACATTCTGATCGCTGCCACCAAAGTACGTATGGACTTGGCCCGGCAATAGGGCGTTTTCGGATATGTATGTTCGTCGGGAATAGTCGTcgagtggaagaaggaagagccAGACGACGCCAATGACGATGCACAGCAGAGAAAGGTAGGGCGGGAGCTTGAGCAACCGCGGGTCGCGCCGCAGGCTCAATGCGCTAGCTGCAATTGAAGGTCAGTCAATTGTCCCAAAGTTTGTTCGACAGACGATGGCAAAGCGTACCTAATAGACGTGGCATCTTGAAGCTTGCCTATCCACAACTCCAGCCGGAAAGGAAGGCGTTGTGACAGGAAGCAGGCCGAGGAAGTTGACGGTGCCAATGATGTCGCTGAAGCTCCCCGTGTCACTTATGGTAATCAGGGGTTGCCATCGAGGTACCCAGTGGAGAGGTTTTACAGTAATAACTTACAGTTACCTCTGGTTACATTGACTGCTCCAGTGTACGCATATCGTGCAAAAGGGGTTCGGATAGCAACGGTATGCAACTACCTAGTATGGCCCCGCCCATAGCGAATTACGGTAATTTACACAGCGTCAAAGTTCATGAGCCACAAGCCGAGGATACGGATTTTTTACAATACCTACGCTAGTTGTATTCGCTCAACAAACATCTCTCTATCTCTCAGTCTGTGAAGTGATGAGACCTTCATGAAGGTGTTGACCATTACCATAAGTCGCTGAAAAGCACCATCCAAGAACCGGCGCTTTGTAACATACAATATTTATGCAGATGCGTTACATCTCCGATTCACTCATGTCAGACAAAGAACCCAAGTGTCGTGCTAACATCAAGGCCCAAGCAAATTGTACCGCGGCGGGTACCCCCTAGTAATAGGAGTTGATATCCGGTCCTCCTGATCCATATCCCAATCCTCCACTCCCGCCACCTGTTGGCCTTCCGCCTTGGTGTGGTTGATTCTGATAtccttgttgctgctgccaaccgccaccgccgccaccaccatactgctgctgttgctgataTGGTGGCTGGTACTGGCTATTGTTGTTACtagtgttgttgctgttgttgtagaACCCTCCACcgccctgctgctgctgctgctgctgctgctgcatcgCTGCCGGTGCTGTAGGCGGCTGGAATGTGTTATTTCTCCctggtggttgttggtgagAAGAATTTGCTTCGTCTTCGTAAGAGACGCCAGAGTTGTCTTTCGTCCCTAGATCATCGAGCGACTTGTAGTGAtgaccgccaccgccgccactaTTACCACCGCCGCGACCGCCACGACCCTTAGCACCTGGaccgcctcctcttccgccccTGAAATTACGTTGGCCCTGACCACCTCCGCCGCGGTTGAACCTACCACCGCTACCGCCTTGGTTGCCTCCGCCACGGAAGCCTCCTTGGTGGTGGACGTTTCGACCTCCCTGTCCATATGTGCCACTCTGGCCCGAGAATGCACCAGGAGCGCTTGGCCGCGCCCGGAAGTCATCTTCATGGCTTGTATGAtgcctcttctttcccctaCTTTCATATGAGCTCCCATGTGAATCCTCGGGCTCTATGCGGAGCAAGATCTTTTCATCAACAGTCGTCTCGAACCTGAACACCTTATCCGCTGGTAGTTTCTGCCAGTTCTGGATCCTGTTGGCGTCTTGGAGACGGGCACGATCACGGATAGCCAACACGACATGCGGTGACGGGTTGTCCGTGTGAAAGTCCGCAGTAGGGGGCACTGGCTTAACAGAGACCGCCCAGACTTTATTATCAAGGCACGCCGTTCCCGTCACCTCCCAGGTCATCTTGGCACGCAAACCACCCACCTTGTCCAGGATGTCCTGCGAGCATGGCCCCGCACAGATCAAGATGTAGTTACCGTGTATCTTGAGCTCGGTATCGGATAAATTTGTCGGCAGTTGTGCGAGACTGAGTAGGCGTTTTGTGTCAGCGCTTCCAATCATGTAGCCCGTATAGAaaaccttcttcttgatcATGAGGCGGTCGTTCCGATGACCGCGCCGCGGCCTCCCCAAAGCGGAGTTGTGCTCGTTGATGAGTTGCTGAACTTCAGCAATTTCAACCACGGGATCCAAGAAGGTAGATATATCGGCGACCTGGACAACCTCTCCGGTAATGGGCCCCCGAGTTGGCGTGGCAGTCTGCTTTCTGTTGTAGTCCGCTAAGAAATTGCGGAAGGCTTGTGTATGCTTGGCGCGGTCCTCATAAATCCGTATCTCCTCGGCATGCTTGTATGTCTCCATCAGTGCCTCCAAGAACGCCTGCTTGAAGTTCATCGTACTAGAAAAGCGCTGGTTGTCGGGCCCGATGGCGGGCTTGAGTGCAATGATATCGAACACGAGTCCTTTGCTTTCCACCATGCGTCGAACCAGATTGCTGAACCCAGCCTCGGCGCGCCCTGTCAGCAGAACGCAAAGAGCATCCTTCTGCTTCATGGTAAGCTCAACGAGCTCAACAATCTTTTCGTTCCACCACCCATCCCATGCGCGGGGCTCCTCTATTGCGAGACCTTCCCCTGTCGCGGCAAGAATGCGAGAGTCGTGCCACCATCCGCCGTTGACAAAAGCATCAGGGTTCGATAATGTACCGATTGTAGGACCTATCCAGAGCTTGGGGTTCGGAAGAGGGGTCGAGAACACTGGTTGAGAGAGCCGGGTTAACCAAACCGCTATGACTGTAGCTGGGGTATAT
It encodes:
- the gh28-1 gene encoding polygalacturonase, encoding MKITASLLPAFLGSAMAASIPSTSGNHIKASSSCTFSGSTGFDLLNKGHSSCQEIVISDLQVPAGKTLSLDKLNPGTTVTFSGKTTFPYTSSGFAGPLLSISSSSKLTIRGLSSSVLYGSGEKYWDGLGQKGPIKKPKFFQVHNLEDSVIEGVTILNAPVQVMSINGCKNLTVTSFTLDNKAGDGDWKAGKGGRNTDAFDIGSSSNIVIDGAKVYNQDDCVAINSGTDITFRNGLCSGGHGLSIGSVGGRSDNTVKNVLFENSVIANSENGARIKTNYGTTGLVSNITYRNVKLQNITKYGIMVDQSYGSSSKNASPTNGVPITGFTLSNVTGNVLSSGTNIFINCGDGSCKQFEWNQVDVKGGKKSSKCLRVPSGAWC
- a CDS encoding rhomboid protein 2; this encodes MPRLLASALSLRRDPRLLKLPPYLSLLCIVIGVVWLFLLPLDDYSRRTYISENALLPGQVHTYFGGSDQNVFRAYKHETDELAGKGNIEVNDKLESIAKGLGLKVGRQNFTYSSAGNTHSGQNIYAILQAPRGDATEAIVLVAAWKNVKGELNRSGVPLVLTLARYFKRWSLWSKDIIFLFTPDSIAGPQAWVDAYHDAHDSSRVASLPLKSGALQGAIALDYTRETRFQSVHIVYDGVNGQLPNLDLINSVNHVAGGQMGMGVAIQEMWKHSNSYHDRLQTMLRGMLKQGLGLASGPHSSFIPYHVDAVTLQPFGEGWQDEMAIGRVIEGTFRSLNNLLEHLHQSFFFYLLMQRERFVSIGTYLPSAMLVAANFTIMAIALWVKSGQPDVQEIITEKTKTAEEAERIVSPNPHVASERDLFLPLVLVAVCQFLGVVPLYLFNHLSESALIPAFVLFSVLSSILPFLLSNLLHTSTTSTTTQQYHLIRSFSLLLLGMFLSSLATLNFSLAFFVGVFSAPLTFVRPCPNSSTLKWLSMVVLYVLSPTTVVLVASMLPGLDEKVGCGLGEVLRQAAFAWDVTGTYTPVVVWCVWWPAWIVGVVSVLGRPGAGDKKVKKA